Genomic window (Cryptococcus deuterogattii R265 chromosome 7, complete sequence):
GAGCAGTGAATACCCCCGGGGCACGTATTGTTCCCAGACAAGGAAAGCagcgagaaggaagacggagatgatgatgggggcgatgaagatggcagaATCCCAGCCCTTGGAGGTGGCTTGAGTGAAaccgaggatgaagaggacaagaCAGGCGAGCAACAGGAGGACGCCGACAATGTCCATCCGTTTGAGTTTGGCGGCGCCCGGGAGATCTTCGGCCACGGCTTCTGTTGGGGGCATGAGGAACCATGCGAGGACTGAGAATGgggcgatgatgatggctATTAAGAAAATAAGAATGCGATTAGTGCTCTTTCTGAAGGAGTTCCTGCTACTACTTACTAATAAAGCGAAAGTACCATCTCCAAGACGCGAGTAAGAAGACGCCAGCCAAGACCTTTTTCGCCAATCAGCCGGATTTGATTCAAGGGTAGCTAACGCGACTTACAAGGGCAATGGTATTAGCGAGTGCACCAGCCACACCGAATAATGCGAGTTTCTTGGCTTGTTCGTTTGGCTCTGGATACATTTGGACTGGTGATGGAGAGTCAATGGGGTTAGCCGTCTAATTTTTTGTATCACGAATAAAGAAGGACTCACCGATCATATTGATTGAACTCGGGATAGTCATGACGGCCAAGAGTCCAGAAATGGCACGCAAGACGAAAAAGGCATATTGATCGGTCATaaaagagatgatcaaGTAAAACACAGCGATGCCGATGAATCCAAACGTATAAACGCGGTGAGGCGGGTAGAGGTCGGCGATACGACCTGCGAATAGGAGGGTGGAAGCGAATGCCAGGCTACAAATGTATGTCAGCCAGGGGTAGGTATGAAGGAGGACAACAGGGGGGTGGGGGGAACGACGTACGAGTAGGTACCCAAGATCCAAGCTAAATCACCCATTTTGACGCCGAGGTCGTTGGCGATAGGCGCTGTCATCAAAAAAGTCGCGCTCACACCGGCTGCATCGATGAACATTCTACATACACCCAATCTCCATGTCAGCTTCTACGCTTCCAACAAGCATAACAATAAGAATGTGACTTACGAGAGGCAAAAGCATAATAATAAAAGGTTTTTCCTTCCGGGTCCCAAGGAAGCTAGGACATTGGACTTGTTTGGCGTTTCAATCTTACCCAATGTGGATTCGGCAGGAAGACTTCTTTCGTCTGTAGAGGATTTCTTGGGGTCAGAATCATTGCTGGTGCTCTGAATCGTAACTGTACGAGGGAACGACTTGTCGGTTATTATGGTCATGGCTGGAATAGCTATTTCAGAGTTCTCTAATACATATCCAGAGAGGCTTAAGGACGTGCACTTTATATACATACACTTGGCCGATGGTCGGGCTTTGATTTCTTAGCTGGCCTTCTATCGGGGACGATTTGTAAGCTTTTCATGGTTGGTCAAGCTTGCTTCGGCGGTAGCGATCCTTTGTGTATAGCATATGTGATTATGGGGGGAAGCCAAATCGATGGCCGAGATGGCGTCAAACAGAATAGTACAAGAAGACCGAGGGGCATTGATTTTGCATGCTTATAAAGAAAATAAATGGTTTTCGTACGTACCTGTGCCTAGATCTGTTTTTTATTATTAATTTTTTGCTGATAACGATCGAGGAATGAATCTTAATCCCCGTCCAATTACGCCATTTGCATCTGGTGGAGCCGACACTAGTTGATACCTAGCAAATACTACACTAATACGAGTACTGGGTTGTTTTCACATATATATGGAAAATCACGAGCTAAATGATTATTGACGCTCACGAGGCAAAGTAAGCGATAGCTGTGCAAGCAATGATCGCGGTACACACTTACCTCGCACTCTATCCCCGCTCGGCCATTTGTTTTAATCGGCCTTGCATGGGGGGAGTCTTATTTTAGCATAAcgtcttttttcttccgctGGAACTTTTTGCAAAGCGTTTGAGTTGATCGATAAGCCCGACGGTCATTTTTCTCCTTTATtttgtatatatatatatattacTTTTTCgtatctttttttttccagcAAAACAAAAGTCGGTACCGAAATTTCCAATCGTTAGCTTGAGCCGTTCATTACAATGTGAGCGAGCAGGCCGAGGAGCGGGAAAGGCTTTCGGGGGTTTGGCGCGGGGAGTGACAGCTATGACGGATATGATGTGACAAGTGTGACCGATTGGATGTTCTATAGTGTGTCTAATCAAAGACTCTTGACTCTGGCACTCAACTCGCGAGACAAGTACTCGTATCCGATGCAATAAGACGTTGATTTTCTCTATCCATCTATAaaccttttcatctttctaTACGACCCGTTTCAGCCATAAATCCCAAAATCTATTCCCACTAAATGTCAGCTCTGCCATCACTCGCGAGAAATGGACTTACAAAAAAAACTACTACTCCAAAACAACACCCTCAACCCAACTCTCCCCAAACCTCCCTACACCCCTCTCCAAAACCCGCTGCGCATCCGCCGCTAAACCCGATTTCGCAAGGATCGCCACCAGGGGGATATACGTCCTTGGTGACGTGCCTACTTTTCCGAATTCCATGTGGTCCAGCAATTCGTACATTTCGTGCACCCTCCTTCGGCCCGCTAGCGCCAACAATAATGCGCGATACGCAGCTTCTCCCGGAACGTTGCTATTGCTTGCACTCTCAGCTGTGGCCGCTGGTGCAGCGGACAAGACGTTTCGAGCATGTTCCAACCCTTTGCTCCCTCCCCAATGTACAATCTCCCGCACGACCACACTCCACATTACGTTATTGGGTCTCAACGCCGGTGGTGGTGCCACGCCTGCACCTCGAGAGTTGCAGTTGGAGCTTGAGATGGAATCAAGAGTAGTTGgggaggtggtgggggCAAGGGCTGATTGGACATATGCGTTCAAATATTTTGGTACAGAGCTCGATAATGGAGGCgggaggagtgggaggagTGACGGCAGGAGCGTCACTAGTATCTGGATAGACGGATAgtgtttttgttttgattCCGAGGTAGCAGTGGGGGCAGAAGCAAcggaaggatgaagaggcaaaCCGAGCCAAATGAAATGCTCGACAAACAGCTGTACCGCATCTTCATGTCGTCCTTGTTTTTGGAGGTTTATGATTTCCGCATGTAACCATGTTCGTTCTCGTTCTCTCGTGCCGGGTCTGGAAGAGGTACCAAGACGTTGACGCAAGAATCGGTGCTTGAAGCGAGGTAAAAGTGTCGGATGAGTCGTGCAGAGAggttgggaagagaggctATCGAGAATAGATGCTAGTTGAGAGGGGGAGAGCGACGACGTCGACAAGAGTTGTTTCGATAATGGCAAAGACTcaagtggtggtggtggtggagacgGAGAGGGGAAACCTTGAAGGCGACTCTCGACATATGCTTTCGTAAACGCATCCCACTCTACCCCTGGCGGCTTTTCAAACAACTCTctcgcctcttccctccaccCGGCGGCAACCAAACCGCGGAGATACCCGGCCCAGATCACCGCTACCTGTCGCCTCACCATGCCTCTCTGTACGTGTGCGCGCTTCGAGGTCGATTCAGCAGACGTGGTGTACCTGGTATAGGTGGCGATCGcggtggagaggagagagtggGAGAGCGCAGGGGAGAGTGTGAATGTCAAGTGCGGGGAGAGCGGAGGAAGGACGGTAGGCAGGACACCAAGCTTGGACATGGTTTTCAAGAACCGTTCGAGGAATGCGATATCGCCTGCTGCGGACTGAAAGACAGCGACGACACGGGCGACGATGGGGTCCCAGATACGTCTCAGCTCGGGTGTATTGGCTGTCGCTGGCTTGTTTGGGTAGAGCTCGAGCCAGAGGAAAAACTGTTCAGTGTCCGCGGCGTCGAGGGCTGCGATGGCGGGTGCGAGATACTCGTGGCGGCGCTGGATATACACTTTATGGTCGCGGAGTTCGGCGTGGA
Coding sequences:
- a CDS encoding efflux protein EncT, translating into MTIITDKSFPRTVTIQSTSNDSDPKKSSTDERSLPAESTLGKIETPNKSNVLASLGPGRKNLLLLCFCLSMFIDAAGVSATFLMTAPIANDLGVKMGDLAWILGTYSLAFASTLLFAGRIADLYPPHRVYTFGFIGIAVFYLIISFMTDQYAFFVLRAISGLLAVMTIPSSINMIVQMYPEPNEQAKKLALFGVAGALANTIALVLAGVFLLASWRWYFRFITIIIAPFSVLAWFLMPPTEAVAEDLPGAAKLKRMDIVGVLLLLACLVLFILGFTQATSKGWDSAIFIAPIIISVFLLAAFLVWEQYVPRGYSLLPHDIWSFPNIFPLIFQASAVFMWIACAQLRLATFFQENLHDSAIMAAAKLLPMGIIALIVGGLTQAVPQLIMRPKYVQPIASALCLAGSLLFAFSDGGPGDKYWKFLFPGQLIGTAGAMVVFVGMNTSIIQAFPLEFAGVGGSFANIIFQIGGVIGIAVQDGLVGTGADAATSWTGSKNSYFFTGAYIMLTGVVFLVCYRQKLMPKLDGPVVAA